The proteins below are encoded in one region of Triticum aestivum cultivar Chinese Spring chromosome 1B, IWGSC CS RefSeq v2.1, whole genome shotgun sequence:
- the LOC123142395 gene encoding beta-galactosidase 8 isoform X4: MASAGGFGRLSLLLALSLCSALSSTVRGEASRRFWIEDDAFWKDGAPFQIVGGDVHYFRIVPEYWKDRLLRAKALGLNTIQTYVPWNLHEPEPQSWEFKGFADIESYLRLAQELEMLVMLRVGPYICGEWDLGGFPPWLLTIEPAIKLRSSDSTYLSLVERWWRVLLPKVAPLLYENGGPIIMVQIENEFGSFGDDKNYLHYLVQLARRYLGNDIVLYTTDGGTTNTLRNGAILQDDVFAAVDFSTGDDPWPIFRLQKKYNLPGKSAPLSAEFYTGWLTHWGESIATTDASSTAKALKSILCRNGSAVLYMAHGGTNFGFYNGANTGQTEFEYKADLTSYDYDAPIKEHGDVHNPKYRALRRVIHECTGTPLHPLPADIERASYGLVKLQKVASFFDIFDKLCDPLKVAVSEQPLSMELTGQMFGFLLYVSEYQGKGPYSILSIPKVHDRAQVFVACSLDGVRNQRYAGVIERWSSKTLQIPTLNCSSNIRISILVENMGRVNYGPYIFDQKGILSTVEIDGVTLHHWRMYPLSFDLLDNIPKFQPIQQITDARASKVSIHGDSRNKLRDLSFYLNEEPEFYEGHFHIDSNSTIKDTFISFRGWNKGVAFVNNFNIGRFWPVMGPQCALYVPAPILRSGDNIVSSNCTVQILSVLSTW, translated from the exons ATGGCCTCCGCCGGAGGCTTCGGGAGGCTCTCGCTTCTCCTCGCGCTGTCGCTGTGCTCCGCGCTCTCCTCGACG GTCCGCGGCGAGGCCTCGAGGAGGTTCTGGATCGAGGACGACGCCTTCTGGAAGGACGGGGCGCCGTTCCAGATCGTCGGCGGCGACGTGCACTACTTCCGCATCGTCCCCGAG TACTGGAAAGATCGCCTTTTAAGGGCTAAGGCACTAGGCCTGAACACAATTCAAACATACGTTCCTTGGAATTTGCACGAGCCGGAACCACAGAGCTGGGAATTCAAGGGTTTCGCTGACATTGAATCGTATCTAAGACTTGCACAAGAATTAGAAATGCTCGTCATGCTTCGTGTAGGTCCATATATTTGTGGAG AATGGGATTTAGGGGGATTTCCACCATGGTTGCTCACCATAGAACCAGCCATTAAACTGCGATCATCAGACTCAACCTATCTTTCCTTG GTAGAGAGATGGTGGAGAGTCTTGCTCCCAAAAGTAGCACCACTGTTATACGAGAATGGAGGTCCAATTATCATGGTGCAG ATTGAAAATGAATTTGGTTCATTTGGAGATGACAAGAATTACCTTCATTACCTTGTTCAGTTGGCCAGACGATATCTGGGGAATGACATTGTTCT GTATACAACTGATGGGGGCACTACTAATACCTTAAGGAATGGAGCAATTCTTCAAGATGATGTCTTCGCCG CTGTTGATTTTTCAACTGGTGATGATCCATGGCCAATATTCAGATTACAGAAGAAATACAACTTACCAGGAAAATCAGCTCCTTTAAGTGC GGAATTTTATACCGGATGGCTAACACACTGGGGTGAGAGTATTGCTACAACAGATGCCAGCAGCACAGCTAAGGCTCTTAAAAGTATTCTATGCCGCAATGGTTCTGCTGTACTCTAT ATGGCTCATGGAGGGACAAATTTTGGGTTTTACAATGGAGCAAATACTGGTCAAACTGAATTTGAGTATAAGGCAGACCTCACATCTTATGATTAT GATGCGCCAATTAAGGAGCATGGAGACGTGCATAATCCCAAATACAGAG CATTGAGAAGAGTAATACATGAATGCACTGGCACTCCTCTGCATCCACTTCCTGCCGACATTGAAAGAGCAAGTTATGGGCTTGTGAAATTACAAAAGGTTGCTTCTTTCTTTGACATATTTGATAAGCTTTGTGATCCACTGAAAGTGGCTGTTTCAGAACAGCCTCTGTCTATGGAACTGACAGGCCAG ATGTTTGGGTTTCTACTGTATGTGTCGGAATACCAAGGAAAAGGTCCTTACAGCATCCTATCAATTCCAAAG GTACATGACAGAGCCCAGGTGTTTGTGGCATGCTCACTTGATGGCGTCAGAAATCAAAGATATGCTGGCGTTATTGAAAGATGGTCTAGTAAAACCCTACAGATACCAACCTTAAACTGCTCTTCTAATATCCGCATATCTATCCTG GTAGAAAATATGGGCCGTGTAAATTATGGGCCATACATTTTTGACCAGAAG GGGATATTATCTACTGTTGAAATAGATGGTGTTACTCTCCATCACTGGAGAATGTATCCGTTATCGTTCGATTTACTGGACAACATTCCGAAATTCCAACCAATCCAGCAGATCACTGATGCCAGAGCTAGCAAAGTGTCCATTCATGGTGATTCACGAAATAAGCTACGTGATTTGTCATTCTACCTAAATG AAGAGCCAGAATTTTATGAAGGCCATTTCCACATTGACTCCAATAGCACGATAAAGGATACATTCATATCATTCCGTGGTTGGAACAAAGGGGTTGCTTTTGTGAACAACTTCAACATTGGAAGGTTCTGGCCG GTAATGGGACCACAGTGTGCTCTTTATGTTCCTGCTCCAATCCTCAGATCTGGAGACAACATTGTT TCTTCGAACTGCACGGTCCAAATCCTGAGCGTACTATCAACTTGGTAG
- the LOC123142395 gene encoding beta-galactosidase 8 isoform X1 has translation MASAGGFGRLSLLLALSLCSALSSTVRGEASRRFWIEDDAFWKDGAPFQIVGGDVHYFRIVPEYWKDRLLRAKALGLNTIQTYVPWNLHEPEPQSWEFKGFADIESYLRLAQELEMLVMLRVGPYICGEWDLGGFPPWLLTIEPAIKLRSSDSTYLSLVERWWRVLLPKVAPLLYENGGPIIMVQIENEFGSFGDDKNYLHYLVQLARRYLGNDIVLYTTDGGTTNTLRNGAILQDDVFAAVDFSTGDDPWPIFRLQKKYNLPGKSAPLSAEFYTGWLTHWGESIATTDASSTAKALKSILCRNGSAVLYMAHGGTNFGFYNGANTGQTEFEYKADLTSYDYDAPIKEHGDVHNPKYRALRRVIHECTGTPLHPLPADIERASYGLVKLQKVASFFDIFDKLCDPLKVAVSEQPLSMELTGQMFGFLLYVSEYQGKGPYSILSIPKVHDRAQVFVACSLDGVRNQRYAGVIERWSSKTLQIPTLNCSSNIRISILVENMGRVNYGPYIFDQKGILSTVEIDGVTLHHWRMYPLSFDLLDNIPKFQPIQQITDARASKVSIHGDSRNKLRDLSFYLNGNSEEPEFYEGHFHIDSNSTIKDTFISFRGWNKGVAFVNNFNIGRFWPVMGPQCALYVPAPILRSGDNIVVVFELHGPNPERTINLVEDPDFTCGPNR, from the exons ATGGCCTCCGCCGGAGGCTTCGGGAGGCTCTCGCTTCTCCTCGCGCTGTCGCTGTGCTCCGCGCTCTCCTCGACG GTCCGCGGCGAGGCCTCGAGGAGGTTCTGGATCGAGGACGACGCCTTCTGGAAGGACGGGGCGCCGTTCCAGATCGTCGGCGGCGACGTGCACTACTTCCGCATCGTCCCCGAG TACTGGAAAGATCGCCTTTTAAGGGCTAAGGCACTAGGCCTGAACACAATTCAAACATACGTTCCTTGGAATTTGCACGAGCCGGAACCACAGAGCTGGGAATTCAAGGGTTTCGCTGACATTGAATCGTATCTAAGACTTGCACAAGAATTAGAAATGCTCGTCATGCTTCGTGTAGGTCCATATATTTGTGGAG AATGGGATTTAGGGGGATTTCCACCATGGTTGCTCACCATAGAACCAGCCATTAAACTGCGATCATCAGACTCAACCTATCTTTCCTTG GTAGAGAGATGGTGGAGAGTCTTGCTCCCAAAAGTAGCACCACTGTTATACGAGAATGGAGGTCCAATTATCATGGTGCAG ATTGAAAATGAATTTGGTTCATTTGGAGATGACAAGAATTACCTTCATTACCTTGTTCAGTTGGCCAGACGATATCTGGGGAATGACATTGTTCT GTATACAACTGATGGGGGCACTACTAATACCTTAAGGAATGGAGCAATTCTTCAAGATGATGTCTTCGCCG CTGTTGATTTTTCAACTGGTGATGATCCATGGCCAATATTCAGATTACAGAAGAAATACAACTTACCAGGAAAATCAGCTCCTTTAAGTGC GGAATTTTATACCGGATGGCTAACACACTGGGGTGAGAGTATTGCTACAACAGATGCCAGCAGCACAGCTAAGGCTCTTAAAAGTATTCTATGCCGCAATGGTTCTGCTGTACTCTAT ATGGCTCATGGAGGGACAAATTTTGGGTTTTACAATGGAGCAAATACTGGTCAAACTGAATTTGAGTATAAGGCAGACCTCACATCTTATGATTAT GATGCGCCAATTAAGGAGCATGGAGACGTGCATAATCCCAAATACAGAG CATTGAGAAGAGTAATACATGAATGCACTGGCACTCCTCTGCATCCACTTCCTGCCGACATTGAAAGAGCAAGTTATGGGCTTGTGAAATTACAAAAGGTTGCTTCTTTCTTTGACATATTTGATAAGCTTTGTGATCCACTGAAAGTGGCTGTTTCAGAACAGCCTCTGTCTATGGAACTGACAGGCCAG ATGTTTGGGTTTCTACTGTATGTGTCGGAATACCAAGGAAAAGGTCCTTACAGCATCCTATCAATTCCAAAG GTACATGACAGAGCCCAGGTGTTTGTGGCATGCTCACTTGATGGCGTCAGAAATCAAAGATATGCTGGCGTTATTGAAAGATGGTCTAGTAAAACCCTACAGATACCAACCTTAAACTGCTCTTCTAATATCCGCATATCTATCCTG GTAGAAAATATGGGCCGTGTAAATTATGGGCCATACATTTTTGACCAGAAG GGGATATTATCTACTGTTGAAATAGATGGTGTTACTCTCCATCACTGGAGAATGTATCCGTTATCGTTCGATTTACTGGACAACATTCCGAAATTCCAACCAATCCAGCAGATCACTGATGCCAGAGCTAGCAAAGTGTCCATTCATGGTGATTCACGAAATAAGCTACGTGATTTGTCATTCTACCTAAATG GCAATTCAGAAGAGCCAGAATTTTATGAAGGCCATTTCCACATTGACTCCAATAGCACGATAAAGGATACATTCATATCATTCCGTGGTTGGAACAAAGGGGTTGCTTTTGTGAACAACTTCAACATTGGAAGGTTCTGGCCG GTAATGGGACCACAGTGTGCTCTTTATGTTCCTGCTCCAATCCTCAGATCTGGAGACAACATTGTT GTAGTCTTCGAACTGCACGGTCCAAATCCTGAGCGTACTATCAACTTGGTAGAAGATCCAGATTTCACGTGCGGTCCAAATCGATGA
- the LOC123142425 gene encoding cytosolic sulfotransferase 17, which yields MAASPDADDADMTELPLETRCPPTPLRQYGGFWWPEPILPGVVAARARFEPRPSDVFLASFPKSGTTWLKALAFAALHRADHPPRAPDHPLRRRNPHDCVEFLEGLFALSPSPVKGGDVFAPHPSPRVIATHIPYSLLPGAGCKVVYVCRDPKDAFVSAWMFANKMVEAAAADNNGDSPPPPAPFTIEDAFELYCHGRSMGGPQWHHVAGYWEASRRRPEKVLFLRYEGMLRDPAGNVSKLAEEEAAGVVRDIVSKLCSIDALKNLEVNKDGGQSYVKNESFFWKGVAGDWSNHMTPAMAVRLDKIVEDALQGSEFTFNAMADR from the coding sequence ATGGCAGCGTCCCCCGACGCCGACGACGCCGACATGACCGAGCTGCCGCTGGAGACGCGGTGCCCGCCGACGCCGCTCAGGCAGTACGGCGGCTTCTGGTGGCCCGAGCCGATCCTCCCGGGAGTCGTGGCCGCGCGCGCGCGGTTCGAGCCGAGGCCGTCCGACGTCTTCCTCGCCAGCTTCCCCAAGTCCGGCACCACCTGGCTCAAGGCCCTCGCCTTCGCCGCGCTCCACCGAGCCGACCACCCGCCGCGCGCCCCCGaccacccgctccgccgccgcaaCCCGCACGACTGCGTCGAGTTCCTGGAGGGGCTCTTCGCGCTCTCGCCGTCGCCGGTCAAAGGCGGAGACGTGTTCGCGCCGCACCCTTCGCCGCGCGTCATCGCCACCCACATCCCCTACTCGCTCCTGCCGGGCGCCGGATGCAAGGTCGTGTACGTCTGCCGTGACCCCAAGGACGCCTTCGTCTCCGCGTGGATGTTCGCCAACAAGATggtggaggccgccgccgccgacaacaATGGCGACTCGCCGCCACCTCCAGCGCCGTTCACGATCGAGGACGCGTTCGAGCTCTACTGCCATGGTCGGTCCATGGGCGGCCCACAGTGGCACCATGTTGCCGGCTATTGGGAGGCGAGCCGGAGGCGGCCCGAGAAGGTGCTCTTCCTCCGGTACGAGGGCATGCTTCGGGACCCGGCGGGCAACGTAAGTAAGCtggcggaggaggaggccgcggGGGTGGTGCGGGACATCGTAAGTAAGCTGTGCAGCATCGACGCCTTGAAGAACCTGGAGGTGAACAAGGACGGTGGTCAATCCTACGTGAAGAACGAGTCCTTCTTCTGGAAGGGGGTCGCCGGGGACTGGAGCAACCACATGACGCCGGCGATGGCTGTGCGGCTGGACAAGATTGTCGAGGATGCACTCCAAGGGTCGGAGTTCACCTTCAACGCCATGGCTGACCGGTAG
- the LOC123097144 gene encoding cytosolic sulfotransferase 13-like, whose product MATSGDDDMAELVISSLPLETRCPPYPLRQHGGFWFSEPFLPAVAAARARFEARPSDVLLASFPKSGTTWLKALAFATLHRADHPPRGLDHPLRRRNPHDCVEFLEEAFASPAAKDSGGDVLAALPSPRLIATHLPYTHVPKSVTTEGTGCKIVYVCRDPKDALVSKWQFTKKRLAFAAAAPDNPPKPCTVDEMFELFCDGRCTYGPQWHHVLGYWEASRRQPEKVLFLRYEEMLRDPVGNVRKLAEFMGCVFSGKEEAAGVAEDVVELCSMDTLKNMEVNKNGTQNSVKNEAFFRKGVAGDWSNHMTPEMAARLDKIVEDALQGSGFAFGDTAEST is encoded by the coding sequence ATGGCCACGTCTGGAGACGACGACATGGCCGAGCTCGTGATCTCCTCGCTCCCGCTCGAGACGCGGTGCCCGCCGTACCCCCTCAGGCAGCACGGCGGCTTCTGGTTCTCCGAGCCGTTTCTCCCGGCCGTCGCGGCCGCCCGCGCGCGGTTCGAGGCCAGGCCGTCCGACGTCCTCCTCGCCAGCTTCCCCAAGTCCGGCACCACCTGGCTCAAGGCCCTCGCCTTCGCCACGCTCCACCGCGCCGACCACCCGCCGCGCGGCCTCGACCACCCGCTCCGCCGCCGTAACCCCCACGACTGCGTCGAGTTCCTCGAGGAGGCATTCGCGTCTCCGGCGGCGAAGGACAGCGGCGGTGACGTGCTCGCGGCGCTCCCTTCGCCGCGCCTGATCGCCACCCACCTGCCGTACACCCACGTGCCGAAGAGCGTGACCACCGAGGGCACCGGGTGCAAGATTGTGTACGTCTGCCGCGACCCCAAGGACGCGCTCGTCTCCAAGTGGCAATTCACCAAGAAGAGATTGGCGTTCGCCGCGGCAGCTCCAGATAATCCACCGAAGCCATGCACAGTCGATGAGATGTTCGAGCTCTTCTGCGACGGTCGGTGCACCTACGGCCCTCAGTGGCACCATGTGCTCGGCTACTGGGAGGCGAGCCGGAGGCAGCCGGAGAAGGTGCTCTTCCTCCGGTACGAGGAGATGCTCCGGGACCCGGTGGGCAACGTGAGGAAGCTGGCGGAGTTCATGGGGTGTGTGTTCTCCGGGAAGGAGGAAGCGGCGGGGGTCGCGGAGGACGTCGTGGAGCTGTGCAGCATGGACACTCTCAAGAACATGGAGGTGAACAAGAATGGCACGCAAAACAGCGTCAAGAATGAGGCTTTCTTCCGGAAGGGCGTGGCTGGGGACTGGAGCAACCACATGACACCGGAAATGGCGGCACGGCTGGACAAGATTGTTGAGGACGCCCTGCAAGGGTCGGGGTTCGCCTTTGGTGATACCGCCGAGTCCACGTGA
- the LOC123142395 gene encoding beta-galactosidase 8 isoform X3, whose translation MASAGGFGRLSLLLALSLCSALSSTVRGEASRRFWIEDDAFWKDGAPFQIVGGDVHYFRIVPEYWKDRLLRAKALGLNTIQTYVPWNLHEPEPQSWEFKGFADIESYLRLAQELEMLVMLRVGPYICGEWDLGGFPPWLLTIEPAIKLRSSDSTYLSLVERWWRVLLPKVAPLLYENGGPIIMVQIENEFGSFGDDKNYLHYLVQLARRYLGNDIVLYTTDGGTTNTLRNGAILQDDVFAAVDFSTGDDPWPIFRLQKKYNLPGKSAPLSAEFYTGWLTHWGESIATTDASSTAKALKSILCRNGSAVLYMAHGGTNFGFYNGANTGQTEFEYKADLTSYDYDAPIKEHGDVHNPKYRALRRVIHECTGTPLHPLPADIERASYGLVKLQKVASFFDIFDKLCDPLKVAVSEQPLSMELTGQMFGFLLYVSEYQGKGPYSILSIPKVHDRAQVFVACSLDGVRNQRYAGVIERWSSKTLQIPTLNCSSNIRISILVENMGRVNYGPYIFDQKGILSTVEIDGVTLHHWRMYPLSFDLLDNIPKFQPIQQITDARASKVSIHGDSRNKLRDLSFYLNGNSEEPEFYEGHFHIDSNSTIKDTFISFRGWNKGVAFVNNFNIGRFWPVMGPQCALYVPAPILRSGDNIVSSNCTVQILSVLSTW comes from the exons ATGGCCTCCGCCGGAGGCTTCGGGAGGCTCTCGCTTCTCCTCGCGCTGTCGCTGTGCTCCGCGCTCTCCTCGACG GTCCGCGGCGAGGCCTCGAGGAGGTTCTGGATCGAGGACGACGCCTTCTGGAAGGACGGGGCGCCGTTCCAGATCGTCGGCGGCGACGTGCACTACTTCCGCATCGTCCCCGAG TACTGGAAAGATCGCCTTTTAAGGGCTAAGGCACTAGGCCTGAACACAATTCAAACATACGTTCCTTGGAATTTGCACGAGCCGGAACCACAGAGCTGGGAATTCAAGGGTTTCGCTGACATTGAATCGTATCTAAGACTTGCACAAGAATTAGAAATGCTCGTCATGCTTCGTGTAGGTCCATATATTTGTGGAG AATGGGATTTAGGGGGATTTCCACCATGGTTGCTCACCATAGAACCAGCCATTAAACTGCGATCATCAGACTCAACCTATCTTTCCTTG GTAGAGAGATGGTGGAGAGTCTTGCTCCCAAAAGTAGCACCACTGTTATACGAGAATGGAGGTCCAATTATCATGGTGCAG ATTGAAAATGAATTTGGTTCATTTGGAGATGACAAGAATTACCTTCATTACCTTGTTCAGTTGGCCAGACGATATCTGGGGAATGACATTGTTCT GTATACAACTGATGGGGGCACTACTAATACCTTAAGGAATGGAGCAATTCTTCAAGATGATGTCTTCGCCG CTGTTGATTTTTCAACTGGTGATGATCCATGGCCAATATTCAGATTACAGAAGAAATACAACTTACCAGGAAAATCAGCTCCTTTAAGTGC GGAATTTTATACCGGATGGCTAACACACTGGGGTGAGAGTATTGCTACAACAGATGCCAGCAGCACAGCTAAGGCTCTTAAAAGTATTCTATGCCGCAATGGTTCTGCTGTACTCTAT ATGGCTCATGGAGGGACAAATTTTGGGTTTTACAATGGAGCAAATACTGGTCAAACTGAATTTGAGTATAAGGCAGACCTCACATCTTATGATTAT GATGCGCCAATTAAGGAGCATGGAGACGTGCATAATCCCAAATACAGAG CATTGAGAAGAGTAATACATGAATGCACTGGCACTCCTCTGCATCCACTTCCTGCCGACATTGAAAGAGCAAGTTATGGGCTTGTGAAATTACAAAAGGTTGCTTCTTTCTTTGACATATTTGATAAGCTTTGTGATCCACTGAAAGTGGCTGTTTCAGAACAGCCTCTGTCTATGGAACTGACAGGCCAG ATGTTTGGGTTTCTACTGTATGTGTCGGAATACCAAGGAAAAGGTCCTTACAGCATCCTATCAATTCCAAAG GTACATGACAGAGCCCAGGTGTTTGTGGCATGCTCACTTGATGGCGTCAGAAATCAAAGATATGCTGGCGTTATTGAAAGATGGTCTAGTAAAACCCTACAGATACCAACCTTAAACTGCTCTTCTAATATCCGCATATCTATCCTG GTAGAAAATATGGGCCGTGTAAATTATGGGCCATACATTTTTGACCAGAAG GGGATATTATCTACTGTTGAAATAGATGGTGTTACTCTCCATCACTGGAGAATGTATCCGTTATCGTTCGATTTACTGGACAACATTCCGAAATTCCAACCAATCCAGCAGATCACTGATGCCAGAGCTAGCAAAGTGTCCATTCATGGTGATTCACGAAATAAGCTACGTGATTTGTCATTCTACCTAAATG GCAATTCAGAAGAGCCAGAATTTTATGAAGGCCATTTCCACATTGACTCCAATAGCACGATAAAGGATACATTCATATCATTCCGTGGTTGGAACAAAGGGGTTGCTTTTGTGAACAACTTCAACATTGGAAGGTTCTGGCCG GTAATGGGACCACAGTGTGCTCTTTATGTTCCTGCTCCAATCCTCAGATCTGGAGACAACATTGTT TCTTCGAACTGCACGGTCCAAATCCTGAGCGTACTATCAACTTGGTAG
- the LOC123142395 gene encoding beta-galactosidase 8 isoform X2: MASAGGFGRLSLLLALSLCSALSSTVRGEASRRFWIEDDAFWKDGAPFQIVGGDVHYFRIVPEYWKDRLLRAKALGLNTIQTYVPWNLHEPEPQSWEFKGFADIESYLRLAQELEMLVMLRVGPYICGEWDLGGFPPWLLTIEPAIKLRSSDSTYLSLVERWWRVLLPKVAPLLYENGGPIIMVQIENEFGSFGDDKNYLHYLVQLARRYLGNDIVLYTTDGGTTNTLRNGAILQDDVFAAVDFSTGDDPWPIFRLQKKYNLPGKSAPLSAEFYTGWLTHWGESIATTDASSTAKALKSILCRNGSAVLYMAHGGTNFGFYNGANTGQTEFEYKADLTSYDYDAPIKEHGDVHNPKYRALRRVIHECTGTPLHPLPADIERASYGLVKLQKVASFFDIFDKLCDPLKVAVSEQPLSMELTGQMFGFLLYVSEYQGKGPYSILSIPKVHDRAQVFVACSLDGVRNQRYAGVIERWSSKTLQIPTLNCSSNIRISILVENMGRVNYGPYIFDQKGILSTVEIDGVTLHHWRMYPLSFDLLDNIPKFQPIQQITDARASKVSIHGDSRNKLRDLSFYLNEEPEFYEGHFHIDSNSTIKDTFISFRGWNKGVAFVNNFNIGRFWPVMGPQCALYVPAPILRSGDNIVVVFELHGPNPERTINLVEDPDFTCGPNR; this comes from the exons ATGGCCTCCGCCGGAGGCTTCGGGAGGCTCTCGCTTCTCCTCGCGCTGTCGCTGTGCTCCGCGCTCTCCTCGACG GTCCGCGGCGAGGCCTCGAGGAGGTTCTGGATCGAGGACGACGCCTTCTGGAAGGACGGGGCGCCGTTCCAGATCGTCGGCGGCGACGTGCACTACTTCCGCATCGTCCCCGAG TACTGGAAAGATCGCCTTTTAAGGGCTAAGGCACTAGGCCTGAACACAATTCAAACATACGTTCCTTGGAATTTGCACGAGCCGGAACCACAGAGCTGGGAATTCAAGGGTTTCGCTGACATTGAATCGTATCTAAGACTTGCACAAGAATTAGAAATGCTCGTCATGCTTCGTGTAGGTCCATATATTTGTGGAG AATGGGATTTAGGGGGATTTCCACCATGGTTGCTCACCATAGAACCAGCCATTAAACTGCGATCATCAGACTCAACCTATCTTTCCTTG GTAGAGAGATGGTGGAGAGTCTTGCTCCCAAAAGTAGCACCACTGTTATACGAGAATGGAGGTCCAATTATCATGGTGCAG ATTGAAAATGAATTTGGTTCATTTGGAGATGACAAGAATTACCTTCATTACCTTGTTCAGTTGGCCAGACGATATCTGGGGAATGACATTGTTCT GTATACAACTGATGGGGGCACTACTAATACCTTAAGGAATGGAGCAATTCTTCAAGATGATGTCTTCGCCG CTGTTGATTTTTCAACTGGTGATGATCCATGGCCAATATTCAGATTACAGAAGAAATACAACTTACCAGGAAAATCAGCTCCTTTAAGTGC GGAATTTTATACCGGATGGCTAACACACTGGGGTGAGAGTATTGCTACAACAGATGCCAGCAGCACAGCTAAGGCTCTTAAAAGTATTCTATGCCGCAATGGTTCTGCTGTACTCTAT ATGGCTCATGGAGGGACAAATTTTGGGTTTTACAATGGAGCAAATACTGGTCAAACTGAATTTGAGTATAAGGCAGACCTCACATCTTATGATTAT GATGCGCCAATTAAGGAGCATGGAGACGTGCATAATCCCAAATACAGAG CATTGAGAAGAGTAATACATGAATGCACTGGCACTCCTCTGCATCCACTTCCTGCCGACATTGAAAGAGCAAGTTATGGGCTTGTGAAATTACAAAAGGTTGCTTCTTTCTTTGACATATTTGATAAGCTTTGTGATCCACTGAAAGTGGCTGTTTCAGAACAGCCTCTGTCTATGGAACTGACAGGCCAG ATGTTTGGGTTTCTACTGTATGTGTCGGAATACCAAGGAAAAGGTCCTTACAGCATCCTATCAATTCCAAAG GTACATGACAGAGCCCAGGTGTTTGTGGCATGCTCACTTGATGGCGTCAGAAATCAAAGATATGCTGGCGTTATTGAAAGATGGTCTAGTAAAACCCTACAGATACCAACCTTAAACTGCTCTTCTAATATCCGCATATCTATCCTG GTAGAAAATATGGGCCGTGTAAATTATGGGCCATACATTTTTGACCAGAAG GGGATATTATCTACTGTTGAAATAGATGGTGTTACTCTCCATCACTGGAGAATGTATCCGTTATCGTTCGATTTACTGGACAACATTCCGAAATTCCAACCAATCCAGCAGATCACTGATGCCAGAGCTAGCAAAGTGTCCATTCATGGTGATTCACGAAATAAGCTACGTGATTTGTCATTCTACCTAAATG AAGAGCCAGAATTTTATGAAGGCCATTTCCACATTGACTCCAATAGCACGATAAAGGATACATTCATATCATTCCGTGGTTGGAACAAAGGGGTTGCTTTTGTGAACAACTTCAACATTGGAAGGTTCTGGCCG GTAATGGGACCACAGTGTGCTCTTTATGTTCCTGCTCCAATCCTCAGATCTGGAGACAACATTGTT GTAGTCTTCGAACTGCACGGTCCAAATCCTGAGCGTACTATCAACTTGGTAGAAGATCCAGATTTCACGTGCGGTCCAAATCGATGA